From the genome of Streptomyces ficellus:
CGGAGGACCACACTCCTCCGCTAGGTTAGGCAAGCCTAACCTAAGGAGTGAGTGATGAGCAGTCGCACCGATGCCCGTTCACCCGAGCCGTCCAGCGCGGAACGGGTCCGCACCGTGCTCGCCGCCGCGCGGTCCCTGACGGTGACGACGCACGGGTACCGCTGCGACCTGGTCGGCGCGCACGCCCTGGACGACCGGGGCCGGCTGACGCTGTGCCTGCCCGCCGACTGCCACCTCGCCGCGGCCGTGGCGTGCGCCCCCCGGGGCGACCTCGCGGCCATGCTCCAGTTCACCGACGTGGCGCCCACCGCCGTACGGCACCGGGTGCGCGCCCGCGTGACCCTCTCCGGCTGGCTCACCCGGGGCGGCACGAAAGGAGACCCGGGAACCCCTGGCGTGGAGCTGCGCCTGGACGCCGTGCGGGCCACCGTCGACACGGGCGACGACGTCGTGGACCTCGTCGGCCTGGACGAGCTCGTCCTCGCCGACGCGGACCCGCTGGCGGGCCACGAGGCGGCGCTGCTCCTCCACCTGACCGACGACCACCCCGACGCCGTGACCTGTCTGACCCGGCTCGTGGAACCGCACCGGCTCCACGGGGTGCGCCGCGTGGTGCCGGTGGGCCTCGACCGGTTCGGGGTCACCCTGCGGCTCGAGCACGCCCGCACGCACGAGGACGTACGGCTGCCGTTCCGCGTCCCGCTGCGCGAGGCCGGCGAGTTCGGCGACCGCATCCAGGCGCTGCTGGCCGACGCGCACGCCTGCTCCCGCCGGCGCCGCCGGCTGTACACCCGGCCGTGACGCGCGAACCGGCCCCGGGCGACCCGCCACCGACACCGCCCGCCCGGCGGGACCAGGTCGCGGCCATCATCCGCGCCGCCCCGCTCGCCGCCGCCCTCTACACGCCGCCACCTAGGCGCACCGGCAGCGAACGGTGTCCGTTGGAGATGAACGACTCCACCGGCAGCAGGCCCTCCGGCGGCACCGCCGGCACCATGTCCGGGAACCGCTCGAACAGCGCGGGCAGCGCGAT
Proteins encoded in this window:
- a CDS encoding DUF2470 domain-containing protein, which encodes MSSRTDARSPEPSSAERVRTVLAAARSLTVTTHGYRCDLVGAHALDDRGRLTLCLPADCHLAAAVACAPRGDLAAMLQFTDVAPTAVRHRVRARVTLSGWLTRGGTKGDPGTPGVELRLDAVRATVDTGDDVVDLVGLDELVLADADPLAGHEAALLLHLTDDHPDAVTCLTRLVEPHRLHGVRRVVPVGLDRFGVTLRLEHARTHEDVRLPFRVPLREAGEFGDRIQALLADAHACSRRRRRLYTRP